Proteins from a genomic interval of Chanos chanos chromosome 3, fChaCha1.1, whole genome shotgun sequence:
- the nup188 gene encoding nucleoporin NUP188 homolog — MADAGLCVRSSRELWTILLGRSALREPVQIEAELDRNYERLLQGLSYYKPPSVASADALKADKKVVQTLKDFGLRISKLLGLDEQQSVQILQCYLQEDYRGTRNTLKSVLQDERQSQALLLKIVEYYYEERVCLLRCVLLLLTYFQDERHPYRAEFSNCVTKLEKDLVSNYQQQFEALFKAEAPTWETHGNLMTERQVCRWLVQCLREQALLLEVLFLYYAYFEMPPSDLLTFTRLFKEQGFGQRQTNRHLIDKSMDTLVDRIGYFSSLILVEGMDIDFLHKCALEDHPEQHQFYNTQDISKEMDQLLLTFGDISHHGPVLLGWVLIRHTLSPDEAGSVVRRIGHTTLQLQVFQYLTQMLQGLGSSSNNCTASTARMCIYGLLSFVITSFEEDTLGSQQHLINAACEVLTAPSLAELFWESKPNMGLGMILDSAMGVFPHRIGPLLQLLTALLSDKSTAKRVYMFLDKMSFYTEVYKHKPNDILSRDDETLWRRQAPKLLYPLGAGQTNLRMPQGCLGQVCMGEQGYVVRWDYSYSSWTLFTCEIEMLLHVVSTADVLVHCERVKPILDLLHKIISTDWTVSDCLLPLTSRIYMLLQRLTSVINPPVDVIASCVNCLIVLAARQPGKVWSSLHHTGFLPFASTPPTNMAQCISAEGMKAGNYGNLLVLIEQPRGEYPVTIAFLRLVTTLVKGQLGSTQSRGLIPCVLLVLKEMLPTYHKWRYNTHGVRERIGCLILELVHAILNLSPEGESQGSAPSLQSLCIYSLANTEAGQAVVNIMGVGVDTIDMVLAAQPSSGGCDGPGQVLIQTVKLAFSVTNNVIRLKPQSDTVSPLEQALTQHGGHGNNLIAVLAKYIYHKHDPALPRLAIQLLKRLASVAPMSVYACLGSDAAAIRDAFLTRVQSKTEDMRIKVTILEFLTVAVETQPGLIELFLNLEVKDSTEGSKEFSLGEWSCLAVVLELLDCDQQKYWCPPLLQRAALAFLHALWQDRRDSALSVLRTQEKFWENLTRPLFGTLPSPSETTEPCVLESCAFVMKIIGLEIYYVVSESLEASLKSALQRFSSSRRYEYWSQYVKDLVCAACDGEDEGVRWLSESQMLISAWRTLLILSASHSEVMQLKEDSVRLKLFMDVLEGTKAALLMPQSIPCLRLGSMMTTLLLILLKQWKSVLVSAPALLPPLSLMLESVLQADQQLMERTKAKLFSTLISALQIQGLNGGEISQLPQLLLCVCETVQDEALALIDSTRHMTQKAEPQEDSMETDAPRNLQKDQRDGVCVLALHLSKELCRADEDGEQWLQVMRKIPVLPSVLSALELSLRSKQNLYFTEAALHLLLTLARTPQGAAAVAGAGVIQSICLPLLSVYEGPANGTAQAFSRKPQDSPCWPGVYRLCLSLMESLLKTLRYSFINEALDFIGVHQERILQCLNAVRTVQSLACLDEADHTVGFLLQLSSFCKEWQFHLPKLLRDVQVNLCYLCQTCAYLLHSKKMLHHYLQAKNGEPLPTGPLPLTRPQQVPQAASKETSVGGDREEAEAKALQAVQCSLLKILSKTLATLQHFTPDCCQILLDQSMDLAEYRTLFVLSFNTPAFDSDVAPSFGTLLATINVALSMLGEIEKKKEPVVSSEETQALKSLLMFSMENCFYVLISQAIRCLKDPAVLPRDKQRLKQELSSELSTLLSTLFRFFRRGSPSSPATQTKPPTPGSKVTQEVQESFIQLVQAFVRHVQR, encoded by the exons ATGGCGGACGCGGGGTTGTGTGTCag GAGCAGTCGAGAGTTATGGACCATCTTGTTGGGAAGATCTGCATTGAGGGAACCG GTCCAGATTGAGGCTGAACTTGACAGAAACTATGAGAGACTATTGCAGGGCCTCTCCTACTACAAACCACCCAG tgtggctTCTGCAGATGCACTAAAGGCAGATAAGAAAGTGGTTCAGACTCTGAAAGACTTTGGCCTGAGGATAAGTAAACTACTG GGTCTGGATGAGCAGCAGAGTGTTCAGATCTTACAGTGTTACCTCCAGGAGGATTACAGAGGAACACGCAACACACTTAAG tctGTATTGCaggatgagagacagagtcaagCCCTTCTGCTAaag ATCGTGGAGTATTACTATGAGGAAAGGGTGTGTCTTCTGCGCTGTGTCCTCCTCTTGCTCACCTACTTTCAGGATGAGAGGCATCCCTATCGG GCTGAGTTTTCTAACTGTGTGACAAAACTGGAGAAGGATTTGGTGTCTAACTATCAGCAACAATTTGAAGCTCTGTTTAAAGCTGAAGCTCCCACATGGGAAACACATGGCAACCTTATG ACAGAGAGGCAGGTTTGTCGGTGGTTGGTACagtgtttgagagaacaggCTCTGCTGCTGGAGGTTCTCTTTCTATACTACGCCTACTTTGAGATGCCGCCCTCTGACCTTCTGACCTTTACACGCCTGTTTAAAGAACAAGGCTTCGGCCAGCGGCAAACCAACAGACACCTGATCGACAAGAGCATGGACACGCTGGTTGACCGCATCGG GTACTTTAGTTCTCTCATCCTGGTTGAAGGGATGGACATTGATTTCCTGCATAAATGTGCGTTAGAGGATCACCCAGAGCAACACCAGTTCTACAACACACAAGACATAAGCAAG GAGATGGACCAGTTGTTGTTGACATTTGGTGACATCTCTCATCACGGACCAGTTCTGTTGGGCTGGGTTCTGATCCGTCACACACTCAGTCCAGATGAGGCTGGTTCTGTGGTCCGCAGAATTGGTCACACGACGCTTCAGCTTCAAGTCTTCCAGTACCTCACACAGATGCTTCAGGGTCTGGGCAGTTCCAGCAACAAT tgcACGGCTAGTACAGCACGGATGTGTATCTATGGACTCCTCTCTTTTGTCATCACCTCTTTTGAAGAGGATACATTGGGCAGTCAGCAG CACCTGATCAATGCCGCCTGTGAGGTCCTCACGGCCCCCAGCCTGGCCGAACTCTTCTGGGAGTCG aagcCAAACATGGGCTTGGGGATGATTCTGGACAGTGCTATGGGTGTGTTCCCACACAGAATAGGCCCTCTACTCCAGCTACTGACAGCTCTGCTCTCAGACAAGTCTACTGCTAAGAGG gtgtaCATGTTCTTGGATAAGATGTCTTTTTACACTGAGGtctacaaacacaaacccaatgACATTCTATCCCGAGATGACGAAACCTTATGGAGGAGACAGGCACCCAAACTCCTTTACCCtcttg gtgCTGGTCAGACTAACTTGCGGATGCCTCAGGGTTGTCTGGGCCAGGTGTGTATGGGTGAACAGGGTTACGTGGTGCGATGGGATTACTCCTACAGCTCCTGGACACTTTTCACCTGTGAAATAGAGATGCTCCTGCACGTGGTCTCCACTGCAG ACGTACTGGTTCACTGTGAGAGGGTAAAGCCCATATTAGACCTGCTCCATAAGATCATTAGCACTGACTGGACTGTCTCTGACTGCCTGTTACCACTGACCTCACGCATCTACATGCTGCTGCAGAG GTTGACGTCTGTGATTAACCCTCCAGTGGACGTGATTGCTTCCTGTGTCAACTGCCTCATCGTTCTTGCCGCACGGCAACCTGGGAAG GTTTGGTCCAGTTTACACCACACTGGCTTCCTTCCCTTCGCCTCaactcctccaaccaacatggCCCAGTGTATCAG TGCTGAGGGGATGAAAGCAGGTAACTATGGTAACCTGTTAGTGTTGATCGAGCAGCCACGGGGAGAATACCCTGTCACCATTGCATTCTTACGACTGGTCACCACACTTGTTAAG ggTCAGCTGGGCAGTACTCAGAGCAGAGGACTAATTCCCTGCGTGTTGCTGGTACTCAAAGAGATGCTGCCAACGTACCACAAATGGCGCTACAACACTCATGGAGTGCGTGAGAGGATTG GGTGTTTGATCCTGGAGCTGGTTCATGCTATTCTTAATCTGAGTCCAGAGGGGGAGTCCCAGGGCAG TGCCCCCAGCTTGCAGTCTCTGTGTATCTACAGTCTGGCCAACACTGAGGCCGGCCAGGCCGTCGTCAACATCATGGGCGTCGGAGTGGACACCATAGACATGGTCCTAGCAGCGCAGCCtagcag TGGTGGATGTGATGGGCCAGGCCAGGTTCTCATACAGACAGTGAAATTGGCCTTTTCTGTCACCAACAATGTCATCCGACTCAAACCTCAGTCTGACACCGTGTCCCCTCTGGAACAGGCACTAACCCAGCATG GTGGTCATGGCAACAACCTGATAGCGGTGCTGGCGAAATACATTTATCACAAGCACGATCCAGCTCTGCCCCGCCTTGCCATCCAACTGCTCAAGAGACTGGCCTCG gtggctcctatgtctgtgtatgcgtgtttgggCAGCGATGCAGCGGCCATCAGGGATGCATTCCTGACTCGCGTGCAGAGTAAGACAGAGGACATGCGCATCAAAGTCACCATCCTCGAGTTCCTCACGGTAGCCGTGGAGACACAGCCCGGCCTCATCGAACTGTTCCTTAACCTAGAGGTCAAAGACTCCACCGAAGGTTCAAAG GAGTTTTCGTTGGGGGAGTGGAGCTGTCTTGCTGTAGTGCTGGAGCTGTTGGACTGTGATCAGCAGAAATACTGGTGTCCTCCGTTACTGCAGCGAGCAGCCCTGGCCTTCCTCCACGCCCTGTGGCAGGACAGACGGGACAGTGCTTTATCTGTACTCAGGACACA AGAGAAGTTCTGGGAGAATTTGACCAGGCCTCTCTTTGGAACCCTTCCCTCCCCCTCAGAGACCACAGAG cCTTGTGTGTTAGAGTCCTGTGCCTTTGTGATGAAAATAATTGGCCTTGAGATTTACTATGTAGtcag TGAGTCGCTGGAAGCCTCTCTGAAGTCAGCGTTGCAGCGTTTCTCCAGTAGTCGGCGTTATGAGTACTGGTCCCAGTATGTGAAGGACCTGGTGTGTGCGGCCTGTGACGGGGAGGATGAAGGTGTGCGCTGGCTCTCTGAGTCACAGATGCTCATCTCCGCATGGAGGACCCTTCTCATCCTCTCTGCCAGTCAT tctgaagTGATGCAACTAAAGGAGGACTCTGTCAGACTGAAGCTTTTCATGGATGTGCTGGAAGGGACCAAAGCTGCA CTGCTGATGCCTCAGTCTATTCCATGTCTGCGTCTGGGATCCATGATGACCACCCTGCTACTCATCCTGCTCAAACAgtggaagag tgtgctgGTGTCGGCGCCCGCTCtcctgccccctctctctctgatgctggAGAGTGTATTACAGGCTGACCAGCAGCTCATGGAGAGAACCAAAGCCAAACTCTTCTCCACACTCATATCAGCACTGCAGATACAGGGCCTCAACG GTGGGGAGATTTCCCAGCTGCCccagctgctgctgtgtgtgtgcgagacagTTCAGGATGAAGCCCTGGCATTGATTGACAGCACACGGCACATGACGCAGAAGGCTGAACCCCAAGAAGACAGCATGGAGACCGACGCTCCCCGCAACCTGCAGAAAGATCAGAGAGAtggg gTGTGTGTTCTGGCTCTGCATCTCTCTAAGGAGTTGTGTCGGGCAGATGAGGATGGGGAACAGTGGTTACAGGTCATGCGGAAAATTCCGGTTCTGCCGTCGGTTCTGAGTGCTTTAGAACTGAGCCTGCGCTCCAAACAGAACCTCTACTTCACAGAGGCAGCTCTGCATCTGCTGCTCACCCTCGCTAGAACTccacag GGGGCGGCGGCTGTAGCGGGAGCTGGTGTCATTCAGAGTATCTGCCTGCCTCTGCTCAGTGTCTATGAGGGCCCAGCCAATGGGACAGCACAG GCATTTTCTCGTAAGCCTCAGGATTCTCCGTGTTGGCCTGGTGTGTAtcgtttgtgtttgtctcttatGGAGAGTTTACTGAAAACATTGCGCTACAGCTTCATCAATGAGGCCCTGGACTTCATAGGAGTACATCAGGAGCGCATCTTACAG TGTCTGAATGCAGTGCGTACAGTTCAGTCGCTGGCCTGTTTAGATGAAGCTGATCATACAGTGGGATTCCTGCTGCAGCTCTCCAGCTTCTGTAAAGAGTGGCAGTTCCACCTGCCAAAACTGCTCAGAGAcgtacag GTGAATCTATGTTACTTGTGTCAGACGTGCGCATATCTTCTCCACAGCAAGAAAATGTTACATCACTACCTCCAG GCCAAAAATGGAGAACCTCTGCCGACAGGACCTCTTCCGTTAACGCGGCCCCAGCAGGTTCCACAGGCCGCTTCCAAAGAGACGTCAGTGGGCGGAGACCGGGAGGAGGCTGAAGCGAAAGCCCTGCAGGCGGTGCAGTGCAGCCTGCTAAAGATCCTCAGCAAAACACTGGCCACTCTACAGCACTTCACCCCAGACTGCTGCCAAATACTGCTGGACCag tccATGGACCTGGCAGAGTATAGGaccctgtttgtgttgagtttcAACACTCCGGCCTTTGACTCTGACGTCGCTCCTTCATTTGGAACTCTGTTGGCCACAATCAACGTTGCGCTGAGCATGCTGGGAGAG attgagaagaaaaaagagccAGTTGTCTCATCAGAGGAAACACAAGCACTAAA GTCTCTGTTGATGTTTTCTATGGAGAACTGTTTCTACGTGCTGATTTCTCAAGCCATTCGCTGTCTGAAGGACCCCGCCGTTTTACCGCGGGATAAACAGAGACTCAAACAGGAGCTCAGCTCTGAACTG AGCACGCTGCTGTCAACACTGTTTCGCTTTTTCCGCCGTGGATCACCGTCATCCCCTGCCACTCAGACCAAACCTCCGACaccagggtcaaaggtcacccAGGAGGTACAGGAATCGTTCATTCAGCTGGTCCAGGCCTTTGTACGTCACGTTCAGcgctaa